A genome region from Coprococcus phoceensis includes the following:
- a CDS encoding GTP pyrophosphokinase — translation MLDAIKSYEDVDSWKTVMFLYNSALKEVGTKLEILNDEFQHVHQYNPIEHIKTRIKTAESIVKKLKRYGYEATIENMVKYVNDIAGVRLICSFTSDIYRLAEMIGNQSDLKVLSIKDYIKNPKESGYKSYHMLVAVPIFLSDSVVNTKVEIQIRTIAMDFWASLEHKIYYKFEGKAPAYISRDLRECAEMVSALDEKMLSLNEAILECLRQQKNGREEERQEELEENQIQFGL, via the coding sequence ATGTTAGATGCAATTAAAAGTTATGAAGATGTCGACAGTTGGAAAACAGTTATGTTTTTGTATAATTCGGCATTGAAAGAAGTGGGCACCAAATTAGAGATTTTGAATGATGAATTTCAGCATGTGCATCAGTATAATCCAATCGAGCATATAAAGACAAGAATCAAAACGGCGGAGAGTATCGTCAAAAAGCTGAAAAGATACGGATATGAGGCAACGATTGAGAACATGGTAAAATATGTGAATGATATTGCAGGAGTGAGATTGATCTGTTCGTTTACTTCTGATATTTACAGACTTGCGGAGATGATCGGGAATCAAAGTGATTTGAAAGTGCTTTCTATTAAGGACTATATTAAAAATCCAAAGGAAAGCGGATATAAAAGTTATCATATGCTTGTGGCAGTTCCGATTTTTCTGTCAGATAGTGTTGTGAATACGAAAGTTGAGATTCAGATACGTACGATTGCAATGGATTTTTGGGCTAGTTTAGAGCATAAGATTTACTATAAGTTTGAGGGAAAAGCACCGGCTTACATCAGCAGAGACTTAAGAGAATGTGCGGAGATGGTATCTGCGTTGGATGAAAAGATGCTGTCTTTGAACGAAGCTATTTTAGAATGCCTCAGGCAGCAGAAGAACGGGCGAGAAGAGGAAAGACAGGAAGAGCTTGAGGAGAATCAGATTCAATTTGGATTATAG
- a CDS encoding LysR family transcriptional regulator produces the protein MLDFRMETFLKVCEYMNFTHAAHDLNLTQPAVSQHIKYLEKEYDAPLFARDKKKLTLTPAGEILRSALETMRNDENTMKIRMKESLCEKKILTFGVTMTIGEYAIVPSLSAFIKKHPDTDIHVRYANTQTLLSFLYEGSIDFAIVEGYFKSDNYETRIFKTEEYIAVASKNHVFQKPVHCLKDLTSECLLIREHGSGTRAILTKTLALKNMSIQNFPHIVEIENIHAIVSLLCQDCGISFLYKSAVEQEINDGRLRQIPLSDFMVMHDFTFLWNKDSVFSQEYEVIFNELQSSILP, from the coding sequence ATGCTTGATTTTCGAATGGAAACATTTTTAAAGGTCTGTGAATATATGAATTTTACGCATGCCGCTCATGATTTGAATCTGACTCAGCCTGCTGTTTCACAACACATCAAATATCTGGAAAAAGAATATGATGCACCATTGTTCGCGCGTGATAAGAAAAAACTAACACTGACTCCTGCGGGTGAAATTCTTCGCTCTGCTTTGGAGACGATGCGAAATGATGAGAACACTATGAAGATACGCATGAAAGAAAGTCTCTGTGAAAAAAAGATCCTGACTTTTGGTGTCACAATGACAATTGGCGAATATGCCATAGTACCTTCCCTTTCTGCATTCATTAAAAAGCACCCCGACACCGATATTCACGTTCGTTACGCCAATACGCAGACGCTGCTCTCTTTTTTATACGAGGGAAGCATTGATTTCGCCATTGTGGAAGGGTATTTTAAATCCGATAATTACGAGACCCGTATTTTTAAGACAGAAGAATATATTGCTGTGGCTTCCAAAAACCATGTGTTTCAAAAACCTGTTCACTGTCTGAAAGACTTAACCTCTGAATGTCTTTTGATTCGGGAGCACGGCTCCGGCACAAGAGCAATCCTGACGAAAACACTTGCGCTCAAAAATATGTCGATTCAGAATTTCCCTCATATTGTGGAAATTGAAAATATCCACGCTATCGTGAGCCTGCTTTGTCAGGACTGCGGCATCTCATTCCTGTACAAATCAGCTGTTGAACAGGAAATAAACGATGGTCGCCTGAGACAAATTCCACTCTCTGACTTTATGGTCATGCATGATTTTACATTTCTTTGGAATAAAGACAGTGTGTTTTCACAGGAATATGAAGTAATCTTTAATGAATTACAATCTTCTATCCTTCCATAA